The genomic window GTAGCGCCCGATTTTACATCGGGCGAGAGGTCGTCCGGTATGAAACCGGACGCTACGAAGAAAAGGATCCGGCCCGCGGCAGATGTAACCCTAATGATTGAACAACCCCCAACCCGATCTGAACCCGAATCCCCTCACCCCCTCCATCTGAAATACCGCTCCAGCCATCGGCGCAACGAGGGGGTCAGCCGGGCCCGATTGTAGGCGTCTCCCAACCGCTTGATCGCCTCCGATTGAGTTGGATAGGGGTGGATCGTTGCCGCGATCTTGGCGAGTCCCACGCCGGCCGTCATCGCCAGCGAGAATTCTGAAATCATTTCTCCCGCGTGGGCGGCAACCACCGTGGCTCCGAGGATCCGGTCCGTTCCCGCTCGCAGATGGACCCGCGAAAAGCCTTCGGTTTCGCCATCCAGCACCGCCCTGTCAATCTCGCGCAATTCGACGGTAAGAGTCTGAACCGGGATTCCGCGCTCTTTCGCCTCCCGTTCGTACAGACCCACGTGGGCGATTTCCGGATCGGTGTAGGTACACCATGGGATCGTCAACGCACTCGCCTTCTTTCGTCCGAAAAACAGGGCGTTCTGGACAACGATCCGCGCCATCGCGTCCGCCGCGTGAGTGAATTTGTACATTGAACAGATGTCCCCCGCCGCGTAGATGCGCGGATTGCTCGTCTGGAGCCTGTTCGACACCTTTACGCCCGCCCTCGAATCGTATTCGACTCCGGCGGCCTCGAGGTTCAATCCCTCGACATTCGGCGCCCGGCCGACACCGACGAGAATCTCATCCACCTCGATGTGCCCCGATTGCCCGGCGCATTCCAGCCGGATCTTCCTCGAATCGCCCTGCCTCTCCACGCTCAGGATCTTGCAGCCCAGAACCAGATTCACGGCATCCTTCGCCAGTGCCGACTGCACTCGTTCCGCCGCGTCGCCGTCCTCCCGCATGAGAATGTGCGGCGCCGCCTCAAGCAGGTGTACTTTCGACCCGAACCGGGCGAACGCCTGGGCCATCTCGCAGCCGATGGGCCCGCCCCCGATGACCGCCAGCCGCGGGGGGAGCCTCGTGAGTGAAAAGACCGACTCATTCGTGAGTGAACCGGCTTCGGCAAGACCAGGGATCGGCGGCACCGCCGCCCGCGCCCCGGTCGCAAGGACGGCCTTCTTGAAATGAAGTCGTCGTCCGTCGGCGCTGATGGTGGAAGGACCCTCGAACCGGGCGTCGGCGAGAAAGACATCCACGCCGAGCTTTCGGAATCGATCCACGGAATCGTTGGGACTGATCTGCGCCCGCAGGCGTCGCATTCTTTCCATGACCCTCGGAAAATCAACCCGGCCGCCGGCAGGGATGGTCGTGCCGAATTCGTCCGCGCGCCGCACTTCGGCCGCCGATCGGGACGCGCGTATCAGCGCCTTCGAGGGCACGCATCCCACGTTCAAGCAATCACCGCCCATCAGGTGCCGCTCCACAAGCGCAACCTTGGCCCCCAGCGAGGCGGCGGCGGAAGCCGTCACGAGTCCGGCGGTCCCCGCCCCGATCACCACGAGGTTGTACCGCGATGCCGGTTCAGGATTGATCCAGTCCGGTGGATGGGCATTGGCGAGCAGGGCTCGGTTGTACTCGTCGTCGGGTTTGAGGGACGGCGACGCTTTCACGGGGTGGGCAAACTTTCACGCAGGCTGCGCCGCGCAAGGCGGGTGACAAAGAGCGTGACTCCGATCGTGGCCAGCAATCCCGCCCAATAGAACGCCTTTCCCGCGGTGCCTGCCTCCGGCGCCCTCCCCCCGATCAATTGCGTCGCTTCCGTGACCAACGATCCCAGGTATACATAAAGAAAAGTTCCAGGCAACATCCCGATGAAAGAGCCCAGGACGTACTTGGGGAGACTGATCCGCGTCAGACCGAAGGCGTAGTTGACCAGCGTGAAGGGAAATATCGGGCTGAGTCGGATGAGCACGAGGATCTTAAGCGCCTCCCGGCCGATCGCTTGATCCAGCCCTTTGAATTTCGGACTACCCGCCATGCGCCGGCTGATCCAATCGCGGGCGAGGGTTCGCCCGAGAAGGAAGGCGCCCGTGGCGCCGAGCACACTGGCCGGTGAAACGATGGCGGTCCCGACCAGCGGTCCGTACACAAAACCCGCCGCCAGCGTGAGGATCGAGCCGGGCAGAAACGCGACGGTCGCTGCCGCATAGATCACTACAAACGCCGTCGCCCCGATCGCGCCGGCGCCGCGGATCCAGTCAATGCCGGAGAGGGCCCAGTCGCTCAGCAGCACCCCGGCCCGCACCTTTCCGACTCGGCTGCCGCCGTCTCCGCAATCTCAAACGCCAAGGTCTTCGCGTTTTCCTCCGCCTCCAGCACAACGAACGAACCCGCATACGGCGCATGCCTCAATTTCGCCGCCGTATCCGTGCAAACCTCCACCGGTTCGTTTCGCGGAAACAGGTGCCCCTCCTCGTCAATCGCCGCCTTGAACGGTCCCGCATAAATAGCCCGCTGGCCGATGTACCGGCAACCGTCCTTCTTCTCGAATTTGAATCCCTCGACCGTGATGGAAGAAAAATGAAGTCCCTCCACTTCCCTCCATGGTTTCTTGTCGATCAGGCGCAGGCCGTAGAAGCCGGACTTCTCCAAACCCGCGAGAAACTCCTCCTCGGTCAGCGCCCCGGTGATGCAGGCGCCGCGGAGCTGGATGTCCCTCTGAAGTTCCATCGAGACTGTGCGATCGGACACAATATCCGAGATGACCGCCCGACCGTGGTCCCTGAGCACTCTCCACATCTCGGCGAAGACCGCTTTCTTGTCCGGCGAAAGATTGATCACGCAATTGGACATGACCAGATCCGCAGTCCGGTCTTCCACCGGCACGTGCTCCAAGTATCCCTTCCGGAACTCCACCGCGTTGTAGCCCAGGCGGTCGGCCACCTCGGTCCCACATCGGCGGGCCACGTCCAGCATTTCGTCCGTCATGTCGACCCCGATGGCGCGGCCGTTCGGTCCGACTTTCTTTGCCGCGATGAAGCAGTCGATCCCCGCGCCCGAGCCGAAGTCCACGACCACTTCGCCTTCCCGAATCCGGGCCGCGGCCACCGGCCCGCCGCAGCCGTAGAATCGGTCGATCACATCCTGGGGGATATGGCCCAAGTCCTCCGAGTCATATTTCACGGGGCAACAGAGCGCCTCCTGTGGTTCTTTCGCCGCGGCAGCGTAGAACGAACGAACGTCCTCCCGCATATGCGCGATGTCGGACGCGAGGTGGCACGACGAATGGCCCAGGGCCACGCCGTTCCGACCCCGCGTGAGCGCCGATTCCTGTCCGCAAAGGATCGCGTCGCCCATGGACCGCAAAACGACCGGGGCGTTGAAGCCCGATCGGGGATTCGGGGCACCCCCATCCCCCGCAAGATGCGCCGCCGAACTCGCCTCGCTGAGCAGGATGTCCTCCAGCGCGGTCTTATACAGATCGCAAAAGGGATCGTGGGCGTGGAAACCGTCGCCCGCGCGCCGCGACCGGCCGTTCTGGGAGTAGAAATAGCCGTGTTCAATCTCCCCCCCCCCGCAGATGAACCGCCACGTGCACGATCGGCACATCTCCTTATTGATGACCGATACTTTGCGGGTTTCGGCCAGCACTTCAGAGCTCCTCCAGATCGACTCCAAGGGCGATTCCAAAACATTCCCGCAAGACAGCGCGGGATAGCCGGCAGTCGAGGCCGACGGGAACACGCGCCCGTCGGCATAGACGCACAGGCTCTCAAAACCGGCGCTGGAGTGGTCCATCTTCACCCCGCGACGCCCGTGAATGCGGGCGCGGAAAGACTCGAAGTTGTCGACCGTCACGCCAACCTCCGCGCCCGCCTCTTTCGCTTCCCGGAGAACTTCAAGACATTCGAGCGCCGACAAGCTGAATTGACCGTTCATGGCCGCCGACCTTCCGCGGTGATGCGGCCAAATCAGGTGGTGGCTTTTCACGCCCAGGGTCGCGAGCAGACGCGTGACCTCCGCAACCTTGTGCCGGTTGGCGGCATTCACAACCGTTGTGACAATCGGTGCAAAGCCAGCCGCCTGCGCCGATCGGATTCCGCGAAGGATGGGATCGAAGCTGCCCTTCCCTCGGATCGGGTCGTTTGTTTCCGCATCCGGCCCGTCCAGGCTGATTTGGAGGACCAACGGGCGCCCGGAGTAATCCCGTAATCGATCCAGCGTCGGCCCTTTGAAAAGCATCCCATTGGTCAGGATGACCAGTTTCCGGTCGGGACGGCTCAGGACGAAATCCATCAGCTCGAAAATATCTTTGCGCAGGAACGGCTCGCCTCCCGTGAAGTAGACCTGGCCGGTTCCCAGATCGAACGACTGCCGTAGGATGGCTTTCCACTGATCCGTGGAGAGTCCCTGATCCTCCTTCGGACCGGAAGAAACGAGGCAGTGGGAACACGAAAGATTGCAGGAATTGTTGAGATGGAGCCAGATCTCGCGGAGACCCGTGAGTTGGAGAATCTCGCTTCGCCCTAGATAGCCCGGCCGCGCCGCAAACGGCTCGTCGCTCACGAAGCCCGCGCGGGCGGCATCCTTGATGAACGTTGCGCAATGGACCCAAGCGGCGGCCGTGGGTGTTCCCGTCTCAGCGGAGTACCTTCGGACAACGGCGTCGAATGACGTTGTTCCATCCAGCCCTTCGAGAATCTTCGCTCCTCGCGAATCCGTGCTGATCCAGTTCGGCCCCTCGGGATCCAGGAAGACGACCATTCCATCCCGCTCCTTCCGAACGAAATCCGGCACGTGCCAAACCGTTTGATCGGTGAACAGCATTTGCGAACGATCCATATCTCTGCCTCCCATCATAAATATTCGACGCCCAGCCAGTATGCCCCCGCCGAAAAGGCCGCGGAAAGCGGCAGCGTGATGACCCATGCAAGCACGATTTTCCGCACCACGCCCCACCGCGCCCCG from Nitrospirota bacterium includes these protein-coding regions:
- a CDS encoding mercuric reductase, producing MKASPSLKPDDEYNRALLANAHPPDWINPEPASRYNLVVIGAGTAGLVTASAAASLGAKVALVERHLMGGDCLNVGCVPSKALIRASRSAAEVRRADEFGTTIPAGGRVDFPRVMERMRRLRAQISPNDSVDRFRKLGVDVFLADARFEGPSTISADGRRLHFKKAVLATGARAAVPPIPGLAEAGSLTNESVFSLTRLPPRLAVIGGGPIGCEMAQAFARFGSKVHLLEAAPHILMREDGDAAERVQSALAKDAVNLVLGCKILSVERQGDSRKIRLECAGQSGHIEVDEILVGVGRAPNVEGLNLEAAGVEYDSRAGVKVSNRLQTSNPRIYAAGDICSMYKFTHAADAMARIVVQNALFFGRKKASALTIPWCTYTDPEIAHVGLYEREAKERGIPVQTLTVELREIDRAVLDGETEGFSRVHLRAGTDRILGATVVAAHAGEMISEFSLAMTAGVGLAKIAATIHPYPTQSEAIKRLGDAYNRARLTPSLRRWLERYFRWRG
- a CDS encoding TVP38/TMEM64 family protein, yielding MSDWALSGIDWIRGAGAIGATAFVVIYAAATVAFLPGSILTLAAGFVYGPLVGTAIVSPASVLGATGAFLLGRTLARDWISRRMAGSPKFKGLDQAIGREALKILVLIRLSPIFPFTLVNYAFGLTRISLPKYVLGSFIGMLPGTFLYVYLGSLVTEATQLIGGRAPEAGTAGKAFYWAGLLATIGVTLFVTRLARRSLRESLPTP
- a CDS encoding methyltransferase domain-containing protein, whose protein sequence is MDRSQMLFTDQTVWHVPDFVRKERDGMVVFLDPEGPNWISTDSRGAKILEGLDGTTSFDAVVRRYSAETGTPTAAAWVHCATFIKDAARAGFVSDEPFAARPGYLGRSEILQLTGLREIWLHLNNSCNLSCSHCLVSSGPKEDQGLSTDQWKAILRQSFDLGTGQVYFTGGEPFLRKDIFELMDFVLSRPDRKLVILTNGMLFKGPTLDRLRDYSGRPLVLQISLDGPDAETNDPIRGKGSFDPILRGIRSAQAAGFAPIVTTVVNAANRHKVAEVTRLLATLGVKSHHLIWPHHRGRSAAMNGQFSLSALECLEVLREAKEAGAEVGVTVDNFESFRARIHGRRGVKMDHSSAGFESLCVYADGRVFPSASTAGYPALSCGNVLESPLESIWRSSEVLAETRKVSVINKEMCRSCTWRFICGGGEIEHGYFYSQNGRSRRAGDGFHAHDPFCDLYKTALEDILLSEASSAAHLAGDGGAPNPRSGFNAPVVLRSMGDAILCGQESALTRGRNGVALGHSSCHLASDIAHMREDVRSFYAAAAKEPQEALCCPVKYDSEDLGHIPQDVIDRFYGCGGPVAAARIREGEVVVDFGSGAGIDCFIAAKKVGPNGRAIGVDMTDEMLDVARRCGTEVADRLGYNAVEFRKGYLEHVPVEDRTADLVMSNCVINLSPDKKAVFAEMWRVLRDHGRAVISDIVSDRTVSMELQRDIQLRGACITGALTEEEFLAGLEKSGFYGLRLIDKKPWREVEGLHFSSITVEGFKFEKKDGCRYIGQRAIYAGPFKAAIDEEGHLFPRNEPVEVCTDTAAKLRHAPYAGSFVVLEAEENAKTLAFEIAETAAAESERCGPGCC